From Desulfosoma caldarium, the proteins below share one genomic window:
- a CDS encoding FmdE family protein, with protein sequence MKDFETLLVESSEAHGHLCPGQVIGVRMAMLGCRLIGLDEPRSPSQIKKFLVYVEMDRCAADAIAHVTGVKLGRRSLKFMDYGIMAASFVHLENGRAFRILSTEEARDLAAVYAPEVHGKSAQQLEAYRRMPDELLFRVQEVVVPVREWDLPGPTRRKVACVRCGQVVRDGKEVMGPEGPLCIPCAKGGYFRPLRELSVAAALHETPRGSSSQVEAKPS encoded by the coding sequence ATGAAAGACTTTGAGACGCTTTTGGTGGAATCGTCCGAAGCCCATGGTCATTTGTGTCCGGGCCAGGTCATAGGCGTGCGCATGGCCATGTTGGGCTGTCGTCTCATCGGATTGGATGAGCCGCGCAGCCCATCGCAAATCAAAAAATTTTTGGTCTACGTGGAAATGGACCGGTGCGCCGCCGACGCCATCGCGCACGTGACCGGTGTGAAACTTGGGCGACGCAGCTTGAAATTCATGGACTACGGCATCATGGCCGCCTCGTTTGTCCATCTTGAAAACGGCCGAGCCTTTCGAATCCTGTCCACGGAAGAGGCTCGGGATCTGGCCGCGGTCTATGCTCCGGAGGTGCATGGAAAATCCGCCCAGCAGCTCGAGGCTTATCGCCGTATGCCCGATGAATTGCTCTTTCGCGTGCAGGAAGTCGTGGTGCCCGTGAGGGAATGGGACTTGCCGGGGCCGACCCGCCGCAAGGTAGCGTGCGTGCGCTGTGGGCAAGTGGTTCGAGATGGCAAGGAAGTGATGGGACCCGAAGGTCCTTTGTGTATTCCCTGCGCCAAGGGCGGATATTTTAGGCCGCTGAGGGAGCTGTCCGTGGCGGCGGCTCTGCACGAAACGCCGCGAGGGTCGTCAAGTCAGGTTGAAGCGAAACCATCGTGA
- the nrfD gene encoding NrfD/PsrC family molybdoenzyme membrane anchor subunit produces MQRTRFSLFVGLAVLGLIVGSWGMVQRLIHGLNPVAFGSYVPWGLWVAFYLLFLGLSAGAFLVTILAYVFDMERFHRLGRLSAYTVLIVLVCEVIFITLDLGRMSRIYRFLVTPNFNSLMTWMFVLFNAMLIVYALKTFFLIRGDLVAWSKDPQRKGRGFYRLLALGKSSYGPDDYGRDYRIVHGLSLISLPVGLLFYGTNGAFFAILMNRPLWNSALTPLLFIVAAVLSGGALIAFLTHVFLKDDELVTSLGRAVLYCLLVFLFLEALQFFVGYQANVLSVVAALNLIAFGDYWWTFWIFHLGLGSFIPLLILLFQKDSPGAVAWACALIVLTFLAVRFNFVIPDLAVYKLEGLEHTFYHPRLRTHYTPNVNEWLVSVWVISLGLLIFLLGSRWLPVINSDQRGGMKHAH; encoded by the coding sequence ATGCAACGCACTCGATTTTCTTTGTTCGTTGGCCTGGCCGTGTTGGGTCTCATCGTGGGCAGCTGGGGCATGGTCCAGCGGCTGATTCACGGCCTGAACCCCGTGGCTTTTGGATCTTACGTGCCCTGGGGCCTGTGGGTGGCTTTTTATCTGCTCTTTCTGGGGCTGTCCGCCGGGGCCTTTTTGGTCACCATTCTGGCATATGTGTTTGATATGGAAAGGTTCCATCGTCTTGGACGCCTGTCGGCCTACACGGTGCTCATCGTGCTGGTGTGTGAAGTGATTTTCATCACTTTGGATCTCGGGCGCATGAGCCGCATTTACCGGTTTCTCGTCACCCCCAACTTCAATTCGCTCATGACCTGGATGTTCGTTCTTTTTAATGCCATGCTTATCGTCTACGCTCTGAAGACCTTCTTCCTCATTCGAGGAGACCTGGTGGCCTGGTCCAAGGATCCTCAACGCAAAGGCCGTGGCTTTTATCGGCTCTTAGCTTTGGGCAAATCCAGCTACGGCCCCGACGACTATGGGCGCGACTACAGAATCGTGCACGGCCTATCGCTCATCAGTCTTCCCGTGGGTCTTTTGTTTTACGGCACCAACGGTGCCTTTTTCGCCATTCTCATGAACCGGCCCCTCTGGAACAGTGCACTCACACCCCTTCTTTTCATTGTGGCGGCCGTTCTGTCAGGAGGTGCCCTCATTGCCTTTCTCACCCATGTCTTTTTAAAAGACGACGAATTGGTCACGTCTTTGGGCCGAGCCGTGTTGTATTGCCTGCTGGTGTTTCTATTTCTGGAAGCTTTGCAATTCTTTGTCGGGTATCAAGCCAACGTACTCAGCGTGGTTGCCGCTCTCAATCTCATCGCTTTTGGGGACTACTGGTGGACGTTTTGGATCTTTCATCTCGGCCTGGGAAGCTTTATTCCTCTCCTCATTCTGCTCTTTCAAAAAGATTCTCCCGGTGCCGTAGCTTGGGCTTGTGCCCTGATCGTCCTGACTTTTTTGGCCGTCCGCTTCAACTTTGTGATTCCCGATCTGGCCGTCTATAAATTGGAAGGTCTGGAACATACTTTTTACCACCCTCGTCTTCGCACCCATTACACCCCTAACGTGAATGAATGGCTGGTCAGTGTGTGGGTCATTTCCCTAGGCTTGCTGATCTTCCTTTTGGGATCCCGCTGGCTGCCTGTCATTAATTCGGATCAACGAGGAGGGATGAAACATGCGCACTGA
- a CDS encoding substrate-binding domain-containing protein, with product MRRVILSLLCLLGCLWACSDDRSPVLVDFSVRTTIPSVLETSGSSKNLTVAVGAMVSPRATLRLYRQLLDYVGWHMDRKVELVQKKTYGELSRLFAQGAVDLAFVCTGSYVLHRPMTHWELLVAPQIMGQTTYQSYLIVHKDSPYLSFDELRHKIFAFTDPHSNTGRLVPTAWVVQSGSTPEAFFSQVLYTYGHDNSILAVAKGLVDGAAVDSLVWEYEHARDDTWTSKTKIIRRSIPFGIPPVVVSPELSPQDKETARRIFLTMHENEKGRSLLNALGIDRFVVPDPSWYEETEKLLEFLHSNGIRTDGLEPAQH from the coding sequence ATGCGCAGAGTGATCTTAAGCCTTCTGTGCCTACTGGGGTGCCTCTGGGCGTGTTCCGACGACAGGAGCCCGGTTCTGGTGGATTTTTCCGTTCGCACCACCATTCCTTCCGTGCTTGAAACGTCGGGATCGTCCAAAAACCTGACGGTAGCCGTTGGCGCCATGGTGTCTCCCAGGGCCACCCTGCGCCTTTACCGACAACTTCTGGACTATGTGGGCTGGCACATGGATCGAAAGGTGGAGCTGGTGCAAAAGAAGACCTACGGTGAACTGAGTCGGCTCTTTGCCCAGGGGGCAGTGGATCTGGCCTTTGTGTGCACCGGATCCTATGTCCTCCATCGCCCCATGACCCACTGGGAACTGCTGGTCGCCCCCCAGATTATGGGACAAACCACGTATCAGTCCTACCTAATCGTTCACAAAGACTCACCCTACCTGAGCTTCGACGAGCTGCGCCATAAAATCTTTGCCTTTACCGACCCCCATTCCAACACGGGACGTCTGGTCCCCACGGCATGGGTCGTGCAATCCGGATCGACGCCGGAAGCGTTCTTTTCCCAGGTGCTTTACACCTACGGTCATGACAATTCCATTCTCGCTGTGGCCAAGGGTCTGGTGGACGGGGCCGCCGTGGACAGCCTGGTCTGGGAATATGAACACGCTCGCGATGATACATGGACATCCAAGACTAAAATCATCCGCCGTTCCATACCCTTTGGAATTCCTCCTGTCGTCGTCTCCCCAGAGCTTTCCCCTCAGGACAAGGAAACCGCACGTCGAATCTTTCTCACCATGCATGAAAATGAGAAAGGCCGTAGCCTTCTTAACGCCTTGGGCATCGATCGGTTTGTGGTTCCTGATCCCTCGTGGTATGAAGAAACAGAAAAGCTTCTGGAGTTCTTACACAGCAACGGGATACGCACCGATGGCCTGGAACCGGCTCAGCACTAA
- a CDS encoding sigma 54-interacting transcriptional regulator has translation MAWNRLSTKLLAGAIGLVLLSALAVASLATFRYSQSLMESLRTQSSLLGHSLAVEATNLVLTNDLVGLQKMIQHQKAIHDDLAYLFVVKDGRILVHSFDGGFPTNLLHVHRAQEPQTFGVQEVISETGERYLDIAVPIFEGRAGCLRLGFTENAYQSQMRRLWVEIGGITATIVLMAVGAISLVVKKLLSPLDRLTHAVERASQGELTVRVDDSGDREVAVLAQSFNLMMERLEDYTHRLQQQAQDLAAAQQRTRAFCEIVQNIGALHSLQDIGAFLISRFRDVLHFDKAALLLFDDARETLIILDDKRLKTTGNPRALGWFAHLLDTVKTVGVRSALHPAPPEPVLDALWSERVACALVPISTEAPSAFGTLIIRCDDRCHCPSEALELIGAIIREASGVLQRAVAHEMEMRSMQRLSNPRATFCGMVGRDPAMQNVFRLVENVAASDATVLIQGESGTGKELVAQAIHQLSPRSSFPFVIINCAAYPPSLIESELFGHEKGAFTGADRARQGRFEQAEGGTVFLDEVGDIPAPVQVKLLRVLQTHQFERVGGEKTLQANVRVVAATHRHLLKEVKNGRFREDLFYRLNVIPITLPPLRSRPMDIPLLATHFLQKYQQIYRKDVKDFHRDVLRLFVEYSWPGNVRELENTVEHAVLMSKNDTIHVWDLPSAFRSTSTVAAPEGLATMEERERQAIAEALESAHGNKKKAAQKLGISRSALYNKMKKYGFMS, from the coding sequence ATGGCCTGGAACCGGCTCAGCACTAAACTGCTCGCGGGCGCCATCGGGCTCGTGCTCCTCAGCGCCTTGGCCGTGGCGTCCCTGGCCACGTTCCGCTACAGCCAAAGCCTGATGGAATCCCTGCGCACCCAGTCCTCACTGCTGGGCCATTCCCTTGCGGTTGAAGCCACGAATCTCGTTCTCACCAACGACCTCGTGGGCCTTCAAAAAATGATTCAACACCAAAAGGCCATTCATGACGACCTGGCTTACCTCTTTGTGGTCAAGGATGGCCGAATCCTGGTCCATTCCTTTGACGGTGGGTTTCCCACAAACCTTCTACACGTTCACCGCGCTCAAGAGCCACAGACCTTTGGGGTTCAGGAGGTGATTTCGGAAACGGGAGAGCGGTATTTGGACATCGCCGTGCCCATTTTTGAAGGTCGAGCCGGTTGTCTGCGGTTGGGTTTTACCGAAAACGCGTATCAGAGCCAAATGCGCCGGCTGTGGGTTGAGATCGGCGGCATCACGGCCACCATTGTTCTGATGGCCGTCGGGGCCATCTCCCTCGTGGTGAAAAAACTCCTCTCCCCTCTAGATCGCCTGACCCACGCCGTGGAACGAGCCAGCCAGGGGGAACTCACCGTGCGCGTGGACGATTCGGGGGACCGGGAAGTGGCCGTTCTGGCCCAATCTTTCAATCTCATGATGGAACGCCTGGAGGACTACACCCATCGCCTGCAGCAACAAGCCCAGGATCTGGCTGCGGCTCAGCAGCGGACCAGAGCCTTTTGCGAAATTGTTCAAAACATCGGAGCGCTCCATTCCCTTCAGGACATTGGCGCCTTTCTCATCAGCCGCTTTCGCGATGTGCTGCACTTCGACAAGGCAGCCCTTCTGCTTTTCGACGATGCCCGGGAAACGCTTATAATACTGGACGACAAGAGATTGAAAACCACGGGGAACCCCAGAGCTTTGGGCTGGTTTGCACACCTTCTCGATACGGTCAAAACCGTCGGCGTGCGCTCCGCGCTGCATCCGGCGCCTCCCGAACCCGTCCTCGACGCGCTGTGGAGCGAAAGGGTCGCCTGCGCCCTCGTGCCCATCAGCACCGAAGCGCCATCGGCTTTTGGAACCCTAATCATTCGCTGTGACGATCGATGCCATTGCCCTTCCGAAGCTTTGGAACTCATCGGGGCCATAATCCGTGAAGCCTCCGGGGTGCTTCAACGGGCCGTGGCCCACGAGATGGAAATGCGCTCCATGCAGCGCCTGTCCAACCCTCGCGCCACCTTTTGTGGCATGGTGGGTCGAGATCCCGCCATGCAAAACGTCTTTCGCCTTGTGGAAAACGTGGCTGCTTCGGACGCTACGGTCCTCATTCAAGGCGAAAGCGGCACCGGCAAAGAGCTTGTGGCCCAGGCCATTCATCAACTGAGCCCGCGAAGCAGTTTTCCCTTTGTGATCATCAACTGCGCAGCCTATCCGCCTTCCCTTATCGAAAGCGAATTGTTCGGGCATGAGAAAGGAGCCTTTACAGGGGCTGATCGCGCTCGACAAGGCCGATTTGAACAAGCGGAAGGCGGCACCGTGTTTCTCGACGAAGTGGGTGACATTCCCGCACCGGTGCAAGTGAAACTTCTGCGGGTTTTGCAAACCCACCAATTTGAGAGGGTAGGGGGCGAAAAGACACTTCAGGCCAACGTGCGCGTCGTGGCCGCCACGCACCGCCATCTTCTGAAAGAAGTGAAAAACGGCCGCTTTCGTGAAGACCTTTTCTATCGCCTCAATGTCATTCCCATCACGCTTCCTCCCCTGCGAAGCCGTCCCATGGACATTCCCTTGCTCGCGACCCATTTTCTGCAAAAGTATCAGCAGATTTACAGAAAGGACGTCAAAGACTTTCACCGCGATGTGCTACGCCTGTTTGTCGAATATTCCTGGCCGGGCAATGTCCGGGAATTGGAAAACACCGTGGAACATGCCGTGCTCATGTCGAAAAACGACACCATTCACGTTTGGGATCTTCCTTCGGCTTTCCGCAGCACCTCCACGGTCGCCGCACCTGAAGGGCTTGCCACCATGGAAGAACGGGAGCGGCAGGCGATCGCGGAAGCCCTTGAAAGCGCGCACGGCAACAAGAAAAAAGCCGCCCAAAAACTCGGGATCAGCCGAAGTGCTCTATACAACAAGATGAAAAAATACGGCTTCATGTCCTGA
- a CDS encoding molybdopterin-dependent oxidoreductase yields MRTEASFTKKSNVLDHSMERRQFLKCSALLGGSAAAALTLPRWFPGFADDNAWAQTDPSGLETNAFSHHLPENQIFSVCQQCNTNCGIKVKFVDGKVAKIDGNPYSPWTMTPHIPYETPISETGTVEGGICPKGQAGIQTLYDPYRLVKVLKRAGKRGENKWKTISFEQALDEIVNGGDLFGEGHVEGLKDICALRDPKIAKALAHDADLVASKKMTLEEFKTKHAANLHYLIDPDHPDLGPKNNQFCLNYGRLKHGRSELLKRFVNKALGSINVHGHTTVCQGSLYFTCKAMSVQFEEGKWGSGKKFYWQADTGNAEFIIFVGANPYEANYGPPLRVPKITQGIIDGRLKIAVVDPRCSKTAARAWKWLPVEPNGVAALGMAMIHWILENKRFDARYLANANKAAADKNQESTWTQAAWLVKIGPNGEPGTFLRGSDLGMPLEKRPKKDGSGEWDLDPFMVMKGDAFVPFDPNDTKTPVTGDLFVDTEVNGLRVKSVLTILREAAGRFSLSQWAEKAGVSEKDIVELAQEFTSHGKRAVADCHRGVSQHTSGFYNVLTWMTLNTLIGNHDAMGGLAQASTYDITGKKEGKPFNLNVFEGSLKGWGISIIRHGKVYDKTTLFDGYPSKRVWYPFSSDVYQEVIPSIGDAYPYPIKALFLYMGSPVYALPAGHKLVEILSDPKKIPLFFVSDIVVGETSMYADYIFPDLTYLERWEFSGSHPSVTPKVAPFRQPASAPLTDTVTVFGEKMPLSLESLILGLAEKMQLPGFGEDAFGPGLHLKRDEDMYLRMVANIAHGDKADGSERVPAADAEEMRIFAQARRHLPETVYQLDRWKKVVGADLWPHVVYVLNRGGRFQSYSAAYKDGKLTNKYGKMVGLYMEKMATTRHSMTGKTYIPHATFVEGPCDCQGNLLDDASKGFDLTLITYKVITQTKSRTVSNYWLQAIYPENMVDISTYDAQRLGLKEGDRVRIVSPTNSEGEWDLGHGQRKPMIGRVRIMEGIRPGVIAFSLGHGHWAYGASELVIDGRRIPADSRRATGLHGNAGMRVDPILKNTGLVDTVGGSAVFYQSRVKLIKV; encoded by the coding sequence ATGCGCACTGAGGCTTCGTTCACCAAGAAAAGTAACGTGCTGGACCACTCCATGGAACGGCGTCAATTCCTCAAATGCTCAGCCCTTCTCGGGGGATCGGCCGCGGCGGCCTTGACCTTGCCCCGATGGTTTCCCGGCTTTGCCGACGACAACGCCTGGGCTCAAACCGACCCTAGTGGCCTGGAAACCAACGCCTTCAGTCACCATCTGCCGGAAAACCAAATCTTTTCCGTCTGCCAGCAGTGCAATACCAATTGCGGCATAAAAGTTAAGTTCGTGGACGGCAAAGTGGCCAAGATCGACGGAAACCCCTACAGTCCCTGGACCATGACCCCGCATATTCCTTACGAAACCCCCATCAGCGAGACGGGCACTGTGGAAGGCGGCATCTGCCCCAAGGGCCAGGCAGGCATTCAAACTCTCTACGACCCCTATCGCCTGGTCAAAGTTCTGAAAAGAGCCGGTAAACGCGGTGAAAACAAATGGAAGACCATCTCCTTTGAACAGGCTCTGGACGAGATTGTCAACGGAGGTGATCTCTTTGGCGAAGGCCACGTGGAAGGACTCAAGGATATCTGCGCCCTTCGAGACCCCAAGATAGCCAAAGCGTTGGCTCACGATGCGGACCTGGTGGCCTCCAAAAAGATGACTCTGGAAGAGTTCAAGACCAAACACGCTGCGAACCTTCATTATCTCATCGATCCCGACCATCCGGATCTGGGCCCCAAAAACAACCAGTTCTGTCTCAATTATGGCCGCCTCAAGCACGGCCGCAGTGAACTTCTCAAAAGGTTTGTCAACAAAGCCCTGGGATCCATTAACGTTCACGGCCACACCACCGTGTGCCAGGGATCTCTTTATTTCACCTGCAAGGCCATGAGCGTTCAGTTTGAAGAGGGCAAGTGGGGTAGCGGCAAAAAGTTTTACTGGCAGGCCGACACAGGCAACGCCGAATTCATCATCTTTGTGGGTGCCAACCCATATGAAGCCAATTATGGACCACCGTTGCGGGTACCCAAGATCACGCAAGGCATCATCGACGGCCGCCTCAAAATCGCCGTGGTAGACCCTCGGTGTTCCAAGACGGCCGCTCGAGCTTGGAAGTGGCTGCCTGTTGAACCCAACGGCGTGGCTGCGTTAGGCATGGCCATGATTCATTGGATTCTGGAAAACAAGCGCTTCGATGCGCGCTATCTGGCCAATGCCAACAAGGCTGCGGCGGATAAAAACCAAGAATCCACTTGGACTCAGGCGGCGTGGCTTGTCAAGATCGGTCCCAATGGCGAGCCGGGCACATTCCTGCGCGGATCCGATTTGGGAATGCCTCTGGAAAAACGTCCTAAAAAAGACGGCTCGGGCGAATGGGACCTTGATCCTTTCATGGTCATGAAAGGAGATGCCTTTGTCCCCTTTGACCCCAACGACACCAAGACGCCCGTGACAGGTGATCTTTTTGTGGACACGGAAGTGAACGGCCTGCGCGTTAAAAGCGTTCTGACCATTCTGCGCGAAGCCGCCGGCCGATTTTCCCTTTCCCAATGGGCCGAAAAGGCTGGAGTGAGCGAAAAGGACATTGTGGAACTGGCCCAGGAATTCACCAGCCACGGCAAACGAGCGGTCGCCGACTGCCACCGCGGCGTCTCCCAGCACACGTCCGGCTTCTACAACGTGCTCACCTGGATGACCCTCAACACCCTCATCGGCAACCACGACGCCATGGGCGGTCTGGCTCAGGCCAGCACCTATGACATCACGGGAAAAAAGGAAGGCAAGCCTTTCAATCTCAACGTTTTTGAAGGAAGCTTGAAAGGTTGGGGTATTTCCATTATTCGACATGGCAAAGTTTACGACAAAACCACTCTGTTTGATGGCTATCCGTCCAAAAGGGTCTGGTATCCTTTTTCCAGCGATGTTTACCAAGAAGTCATTCCCAGCATAGGAGACGCGTATCCGTATCCCATCAAGGCCCTCTTTCTTTACATGGGATCTCCGGTCTACGCCCTGCCAGCAGGCCACAAGCTGGTGGAAATCCTCTCGGATCCCAAAAAGATACCCCTCTTTTTTGTTTCCGACATCGTCGTTGGGGAAACATCCATGTACGCCGATTATATCTTTCCCGATTTGACCTATTTGGAACGGTGGGAATTTTCCGGCTCCCATCCTTCCGTGACGCCCAAGGTGGCTCCTTTTCGCCAGCCTGCTTCCGCGCCTTTGACGGACACGGTCACGGTGTTTGGAGAAAAAATGCCTTTGTCCTTGGAATCCTTAATCCTGGGACTGGCCGAAAAGATGCAACTTCCCGGTTTCGGAGAAGACGCCTTTGGACCCGGATTGCATCTCAAACGGGACGAGGATATGTATCTGCGCATGGTGGCCAACATCGCTCACGGCGATAAAGCGGACGGATCGGAACGGGTGCCGGCAGCTGATGCCGAAGAAATGCGTATTTTTGCCCAAGCCCGGCGACACCTGCCCGAAACGGTCTATCAGTTGGATCGCTGGAAAAAGGTGGTGGGAGCAGATCTGTGGCCCCATGTGGTCTATGTGCTCAATCGTGGCGGGCGCTTTCAAAGTTATTCGGCGGCCTACAAGGACGGAAAACTGACCAACAAATACGGCAAGATGGTGGGACTCTATATGGAAAAAATGGCCACCACGCGGCATTCCATGACAGGGAAGACCTACATTCCCCATGCGACTTTTGTGGAAGGGCCGTGTGATTGTCAAGGCAATCTCCTGGATGATGCGTCCAAAGGTTTTGATCTCACTCTCATCACTTACAAGGTTATCACCCAAACCAAGTCCCGCACCGTCAGCAACTACTGGCTCCAGGCCATTTACCCCGAAAACATGGTGGACATCTCCACCTATGACGCCCAGCGTCTGGGGCTCAAGGAAGGTGATCGCGTGCGCATCGTTTCCCCCACGAACTCTGAAGGAGAATGGGACCTGGGCCATGGACAGCGCAAACCCATGATTGGGCGCGTGCGCATCATGGAAGGTATACGGCCCGGCGTCATTGCCTTTTCCTTGGGACACGGCCATTGGGCCTACGGGGCGAGCGAGCTCGTCATCGACGGCCGCCGCATTCCGGCCGATTCCCGAAGAGCGACGGGATTACACGGTAATGCCGGCATGCGTGTAGATCCCATCTTGAAAAACACGGGTCTTGTGGATACGGTAGGAGGCAGCGCGGTCTTTTACCAAAGTCGCGTCAAGCTCATCAAAGTTTAG
- a CDS encoding response regulator, producing the protein MKKVWVVCEDCEFVERLHHAAGQLGLQTTVFSDLTTLAEAPSQDNPAIIFVDLDTSVPSEAQLVRTAALFPRTPLIALSRRTFHPELAQAFAQHLRVCLRKPVDMNEVSFWLRSFTRDAPS; encoded by the coding sequence ATGAAAAAGGTGTGGGTGGTCTGTGAGGATTGCGAGTTTGTGGAGCGGTTGCATCACGCGGCGGGACAACTCGGTTTACAAACGACTGTCTTTTCCGATCTTACAACTTTAGCCGAAGCACCTTCTCAAGACAATCCGGCCATCATTTTCGTGGATTTGGACACATCGGTTCCGTCGGAAGCTCAGCTTGTTCGCACGGCCGCGCTTTTCCCCCGTACCCCACTCATCGCGCTATCCCGCCGCACTTTTCATCCTGAATTGGCGCAGGCCTTTGCCCAGCACCTTCGCGTGTGTCTTCGCAAGCCTGTGGACATGAACGAAGTAAGTTTTTGGCTGCGCTCGTTTACGCGGGACGCGCCATCGTGA
- a CDS encoding molybdopterin-binding protein, which produces MKMKVIPVQEAVGTKLAHDITEIRPGEFKGAAFRRGHQVCEQDICHLQKLGKNHLYVLELDEDEIHEDEAAAILADALAGDNVVWDQGPREGKINLKAAVDGLFCVNIPALAAFNMVDEVMFATLHHGTLVSRGDQVAATRAIPLVMPRAVIEKAAAIAAAHGGIVSVRPLRAASAALIITGSEVYHGLIEDRFAPILQKKLEALGSAVRFLRYVPDHVTQIQGAIEEALVQGCDLLLITGGMSVDPDDVTRAAITAAGAQSIHYGSAVLPGAMMLTARIGTVPVLGVPACALHHKVTILDVILPRVLAGEEVNKTQLALLGHGGLCRDCPQCRYPHCPFGKGS; this is translated from the coding sequence ATGAAAATGAAAGTTATTCCTGTCCAGGAAGCCGTCGGCACGAAACTGGCTCACGACATCACCGAAATTCGTCCCGGCGAATTTAAAGGCGCGGCGTTCCGTCGTGGGCATCAGGTCTGCGAGCAGGACATTTGTCATTTGCAAAAGCTCGGCAAGAACCACCTTTATGTTCTCGAATTGGACGAGGACGAAATCCACGAAGACGAGGCGGCCGCCATACTCGCCGACGCTCTCGCGGGCGACAATGTGGTGTGGGACCAAGGCCCTCGTGAGGGAAAGATCAACCTCAAGGCCGCCGTGGACGGGCTCTTTTGCGTCAACATTCCGGCCCTCGCCGCTTTTAACATGGTCGATGAGGTCATGTTTGCCACGTTGCACCACGGAACTCTGGTTAGCCGAGGCGATCAGGTGGCCGCGACACGAGCCATTCCTCTGGTGATGCCGCGGGCCGTCATCGAAAAAGCCGCAGCCATCGCGGCTGCCCACGGCGGCATCGTGTCCGTGCGGCCTCTTCGTGCGGCATCGGCCGCATTGATCATCACGGGCAGTGAAGTGTACCACGGCCTTATTGAAGACCGCTTCGCGCCCATTTTACAGAAAAAGTTGGAGGCCCTGGGTTCCGCCGTTCGCTTTCTTCGTTACGTTCCCGATCATGTGACTCAAATTCAAGGTGCCATTGAAGAGGCGCTGGTCCAGGGCTGCGACCTCCTGCTCATCACGGGGGGCATGAGCGTGGATCCCGACGATGTGACGCGGGCGGCCATCACGGCCGCTGGGGCCCAATCGATCCACTATGGTTCCGCCGTCCTGCCCGGTGCCATGATGCTTACGGCCCGTATCGGCACCGTGCCCGTTTTGGGCGTTCCGGCCTGCGCGTTGCATCACAAGGTCACCATCCTGGATGTGATCCTGCCGAGAGTCCTGGCTGGCGAAGAGGTGAATAAGACTCAGCTGGCCCTCCTGGGCCACGGCGGCCTATGTCGCGACTGCCCCCAATGCCGCTACCCCCATTGTCCCTTCGGCAAGGGTTCTTAG
- a CDS encoding 4Fe-4S dicluster domain-containing protein, with protein sequence MGTTLPSEDVLVRMQRDLKRALQRDPKHVRWTMVIDQGKCTGCHACTLGCVAENKLPPGVVYRPVIEEEVGRYPAVRRRFLPRPCMHCQNPPCTKVCPVTATYANAQGVVVVDYNRCIGCRYCLVACPYSARTSDFGEWYTKETPDAPSVLLGRTAAAQSYEAHPSTEYGRRWPQRGTGSPIGNARKCHFCLHRLSAGMLPACVTTCTARATFFGDRNDPESLVYHLLGSPRVFVLKPELGTHPAVYYLK encoded by the coding sequence ATGGGAACAACCTTACCATCGGAGGATGTGCTTGTGCGTATGCAGCGTGACCTCAAACGGGCGCTGCAAAGAGATCCCAAGCACGTGCGCTGGACCATGGTGATCGATCAGGGCAAGTGCACAGGGTGCCATGCCTGCACTCTTGGCTGTGTGGCGGAAAACAAACTGCCTCCAGGTGTCGTGTACCGCCCGGTCATTGAAGAGGAGGTGGGACGGTATCCTGCCGTGCGTCGTCGGTTTCTCCCTCGACCCTGCATGCACTGCCAGAACCCGCCGTGCACCAAGGTCTGTCCGGTCACCGCCACCTATGCCAATGCGCAAGGCGTCGTGGTCGTGGATTACAATCGCTGCATCGGATGTCGCTACTGTTTGGTGGCCTGCCCTTACTCGGCCCGCACTTCCGATTTCGGCGAATGGTATACCAAAGAAACCCCGGATGCCCCCTCGGTGCTCCTGGGACGTACGGCCGCGGCGCAAAGCTACGAAGCCCACCCTTCCACGGAATACGGACGCCGCTGGCCGCAGCGCGGCACAGGTTCTCCCATTGGCAACGCCCGAAAGTGCCATTTTTGTCTCCATCGCCTGTCCGCAGGCATGCTTCCCGCCTGCGTGACGACGTGCACGGCGAGGGCCACCTTTTTCGGAGATCGAAACGACCCGGAGAGCCTCGTGTACCACCTTTTGGGCTCACCCAGGGTCTTTGTGCTCAAACCAGAGCTGGGAACCCATCCTGCGGTCTATTACTTGAAATGA